The Andrena cerasifolii isolate SP2316 chromosome 14, iyAndCera1_principal, whole genome shotgun sequence genome contains a region encoding:
- the Nsd gene encoding nuclear receptor binding SET domain protein isoform X3, which translates to MSSNRVDSKVGTTTESRVGEVNGDFDAATTNSENETKDANSNFNRTSPGRSRYGRTIKPKSPKNEVASSPKNPKMPKARRYRNSPDSSIESAEENNLTNDVEDTSDSSISLSTSEEATSSIQCDWILGQLAWARVGNFPFWPCVITLDPVLMTYYRLKATAKTQLLMIHVQYFGDKGRHSWVSSNLMIPFTNLADFKKLSKSITAEVKKKEPKYAAAFVVKPPVKSKWESAIEEAMEVQPMTNEVRADIFKPKEKIRKSGLPKGSTSDEKDVSKRKLSSDSSGPDVKRVKPENVDELDKAQYKTEGANPKVLKYVENGRSHSRINSDTPPLSPQSQKDSNEEVPIAQKVDFKAEEDVDGVFEVYYERNRDMLEDENPDASEREIRKYLRKTWDSMNSAFRKKYRAYVRSDSSSNHIKESSSDHDEDSPIDMDSSTKYNKKSRVRVEKPYNIFKGTKQEKVCQICEKTGKLTRCKGPCYSYFHLSCVKPGESSPEHSIDEGTSDDKIFYDVKETKRNVDDDANSGKSEEQEDELFKCIDCLSGVAPACFICNEREGDRIRCTAMACGKHYHSACLKSWPQSRWQGGRLTCPYHVCHTCSSDNPQDSHSRALNEKIARCVRCPSSYHTSTFCLPAGSVILTGSQIVCPKHYQAPHPPVNAAWCFLCTRGGSLICCDTCPTSFHLKCLGIDAPDGAFICEDCETGRLPLYGEVVWVKLGSYRWWPSRICYPHEIPENIQAIPHSPGKFCVMFLGSNNYYWVHRGRAFLYQDGDANIKPPIGKKNRDGTYRKALEEANHIHQRLKIERAAAETCGPRGLKPAPYVKLKMNKPVGNVKPVEVESIAACDCDAEWENPCAPGTDCLNRILLFECSPDICPAGPKCNNQAFVRREYPAMEPFHTVGRGWGLRSLEPIKAGQFVIEYVGEVIDEDEYKRRLHRKKELKNENFYFLTIDNNRMIDAEPKGNLSRFMNHSCSPNCETQKWTVNGDRRIGLFALRYIEPGEELTFNYNLACDGETRKACLCGAPNCSGFIGLKVQKPQVSTPSFTPKKLDKVDKIKRQRRPRNDWLCWSCGQEIDKSIEPVVCDQKTCNKRYHKICVIIDDVDSRFSCPWHHCADCGRRTSAHCFFCSSAFCQVHLDGNLFEYGRRGVLVCKLHENAEDEKDYSDNDTETDKEYSSTDSSSPLAMMEKAIPREPSPRVSIVEHPLPDIGSSEK; encoded by the exons ATGAGCTCTAACAGAGTGGACAGCAAGGTGGGCACAACTACTGAATCAAGGGTCGGCGAAGTCAACGGTGATTTCGACGCAGCCACGACCAATTCCGAGAATGAGACGAAGGACGCCAATTCCAATTTCAATAGGACCTCGCCTGGTAGAAGTCGTTACGGCAGAACAATAAAGCCCAAGTCTCCAAAGAATGAGGTTGCCAGTTCTCCAAAG AATCCCAAAATGCCGAAAGCTCGAAGGTATCGAAATTCGCCTGACAGCAGCATCGAGAGCGCGGAGGAAAATAATCTGACCAACGACGTAGAAGATACAAGCGATTCTTCTATTAGTTTAAGTACTTCGGAGGAGGCCACTTCGTCTATACAGTGCGATTGGATATTAGGTCAATTAGCATGGGCCAGAGTCGGTAATTTCCCTTTTTGGCCGTGCGTCATAACGCTTGATCCAGTTTTAAtgacgtattatagattaaaag CCACTGCCAAAACACAGTTACTGATGATACACGTTCAATATTTCGGGGATAAGGGTCGTCACAGCTGGGTTTCATCCAATCTCATGATTCCATTTACGAACCTCGCCGACTTCAAGAAGTTGTCGAAATCGATAACAGCGGAAGTTAAGAAGAAAGAGCCAAAGTACGCCGCTGCCTTTGTAGTAAAGCCTCCGGTGAAATCGAAATGGGAGAGCGCGATAGAAGAAGCGATGGAAGTTCAGCCGATGACCAACGAAGTTAGGGCTGATATTTTTAAGCCaaaagaaaaaattaggaaaagcGGATTGCCAAAAGGAAGTACATCCGATGAGAAGGATGTTAGCAAAAGGAAACTCTCGAGCGATTCGAGTGGACCTGATGTTAAACGTGTTAAGCCGGAGAAT GTGGACGAGTTAGACAAAGCACAGTACAAAACGGAGGGAGCGAACCCTAAAGTGCTGAAGTATGTCGAGAACGGTAGAAGTCATTCGAGAATCAATTCGGATACTCCTCCGTTGTCTCCTCAGAGCCAAAAGGATTCCAACGAGGAGGTTCCGATCGCGCAGAAAGTCGATTTCAAGGCGGAGGAGGATGTGGATGGTGTTTTTGAAGTTTACTACGAACGGAACAGAGATATGCTGGAGGACGAGAACCCCGACGCGTCCGAGCGCGAAATCAGAAAGTATTTGAGAAAAACTTGGGACAGTATGAATTCCGCGTTTCGTAAAAAATATCGAGCATACGTTAGGTCAGACAGTAGTAGTAATCATATAAAAGAAAGCTCGTCGGATCACGATGAAGATTCGCCGATAGACATGGATTCAAGTACAAAGTATAATAAGAAGTCGAGGGTGAGGGTTGAGAAGCCTTACAATATCTTCAAAGGAACGAAGCAAGAGAAAGTTTGCCAAATCTGCGAGAAGACTGGGAAGCTGACTAGATGCAAAGGTCCTTGTTATTCATATTTTCACTTGTCCTGCGTGAAGCCTGGTGAGTCCAGTCCAGAACATTCCATCGACGAGGGTACATCGGATGATAAGATATTCTACGATGTAaaggaaacgaaacgaaatgtCGACGATGACGCAAATAGTG GGAAAAGCGAGGAACAAGAGGATGAGTTATTCAAGTGCATCGATTGCTTGTCAGGCGTGGCGCCTGCTTGCTTTATATGCAACGAAAGGGAAGGAGATAGAATAAGATGCACCGCAATGGCCTGTGGGAAACATTATCATTCGGCATGCTTGAAATCGTGGCCACAA TCTCGTTGGCAGGGAGGTCGTCTAACATGCCCATATCACGTGTGCCATACGTGTAGCTCGGACAATCCTCAAGACAGCCATTCGAGGGCTCTGAACGAGAAGATAGCACGATGCGTTCGCTGCCCATCGTCTTATCATACGTCGACGTTTTGCTTGCCAGCTGGTTCGGTAATTCTAACCGGCAGTCAAATTGTTTGCCCGAAGCATTATCAAGCACCTCACCCTCCAGTAAACGCAGCATGGTGCTTCTTGTGCACGAGAGGTGGAAGTCTTATCTGTTGCGATACGTGTCCGACTTCCTTTCACCTCAAGTGCCTAG GGATCGATGCACCGGATGGCGCGTTCATTTGCGAAGACTGTGAAACTGGCAGGCTTCCATTATACGGGGAGGTGGTATGGGTGAAATTAGGGTCCTATCGCTGGTGGCCATCCCGCATTTGTTACCCCCACGAAATTCCCGAGAACATCCAGGCTATACCTCACAGCCCTGGCAAATTTTGCGTAATGTTTCTGGGTTCGAATAATTACTACTGGGTGCACAG AGGCCGCGCTTTTCTTTATCAAGACGGCGACGCGAATATTAAACCACCGATTGGTAAAAAGAATAGAGACGGTACGTACCGCAAGGCACTCGAGGAAGCCAATCATATCCATCAACGTTTGAAAATTGAGAGAGCCGCTGCTGAGACCTGCGGACCGCGTGGATTGAAACCTGCGCCTTATGTTAAGTTGAAA ATGAATAAGCCGGTTGGCAACGTGAAGCCAGTGGAGGTCGAAAGTATTGCAGCGTGTGACTGTGATGCGGAGTGGGAGAATCCATGTGCACCGGGTACAGACTGCCTGAACCGGATACTGTTGTTCGAGTGTAGCCCTGATATTTGCCCGGCTGGTcctaaatgtaataatcaggcGTTCGTGAGGAGAGAATATCCAGCCATGGAGCCGTTTCACACGGTGGGCCGTGGCTGGGGCCTTAGAAGCTTAGAGCCCATTAAAGCGGGACAGTTTGTCATCGAATATGTGGGCGAAGTCATAGACGAGGATGAATACAAACGAAGGCTCCATAGGAAAAAAGAGTTAAAGAACgagaatttctattttttaaccataGATAATAATAGAATGATCGACGCCGAACCAAAGGGTAATTTAAGTCGATTTATGA ATCATTCGTGTTCACCCAACTGCGAGACACAGAAATGGACGGTAAACGGGGATAGGCGTATAGGTCTGTTTGCGTTGCGCTATATCGAGCCCGGTGAAGAATTaacttttaattataatttagcTTGCGACGGGGAGACCCGAAAGGCCTGTCTCTGCGGCGCGCCAAATTGTAGCGGATTTATAGGTTTGAAGGTACAAAAGCCGCAAGTATCGACACCCTCGTTTACCCCGAAAAAGTTAGATAAAGTTGACAAGATAAAGCGTCAAAGACG ACCGAGGAACGACTGGTTATGCTGGAGTTGCGGGCAAGAAATCGACAAGTCAATAGAGCCGGTGGTTTGCGATCAGAAAACCTGCAACAAGCGGTATCACAAAATTTGTGTGATCATCGACGACGTGGATTCCAGGTTCAGCTGCCCCTGGCATCATTGCGCCGACTGTGGCCGTAGAACGTCTGCGCATTGCTTCTTCTGCAGCTCTGCCTTTTGTCAAG TACATCTGGATGGGAATCTATTTGAATACGGCAGGAGGGGCGTTCTCGTATGTAAGCTGCACGAGAACGCGGAAGACGAGAAGGATTATTCGGATAACGACACCGAAACGGACAAGGAGTACTCCTCGACAGATTCCAGTAGTCCTCTGGCGATGATGGAGAAAGCGATACCACGTGAACCATCGCCAAGAGTTTCCATAGTAGAG CATCCTCTCCCTGACATTGGCAGTAGTGAGAAGTAG